Proteins from one Erysipelothrix larvae genomic window:
- the mutS gene encoding DNA mismatch repair protein MutS translates to MNKETLTPMLQQYMEIKENTNDALVFYRLGDFYELFFDDAIIASKVLDLVLTSRGAGKNQKAPMCGVPYHASKSYIQKLISNGYKVAIVEQVEDPKEAKGLVRREVVEVVTPGTYLEQDDSGFRQIASLTEDLVYATFVMCDISSGSMRAIRVMNQESEIIKIIKQYSIFELVVGSEFSEKAKQTLQEKVNVVFSTEDGLDSKYKHQEKAIQTGYQRLVHYLFSTQKRTLMHLSDIVVLNDESYMRMDYATLRNLELLSHESDKTLSLYSFVNRTHTTLGSRLLREDIMQPLVSMDRIKQRHHQIETLQNARLEYHTVISALSDTYDIQRVIARISTGKCNAQDLVRLKKTLGLYHTISDTLKEFECFNFITQTPQLKDVYQSLDQAIFDDAPVQLKDGKTFKPNINKELDELITLTKDGKKWLLEYEAKEKEKTGIKNLKVGYTRAFGYYIEISKGQVQNVDDSFGYIRRQTLTNVERYISEELQTYETKILKASDRILEIEQELLKQYVEYVSTYAHTIHTIGDGIARLDVLCAYTEVSSLPGYVKPTFSNHNVLKIENGRHPVLEVQMGAQNYVANDATFSSKQLIKILTGPNMGGKSTYMRMVAINVILAQMGCFVPCDAMELSIVDQIFTRMGANDDILLGQSTFMIEMIEAQNALMNATAESLILFDEIGRGTATYDGMALAQAIVEYLAHIVHAKTIFSTHYHELVALEKSLDTVTNIHVEVHEENEHVTFLYKVVPGGADRSYGINVARLAHLPNKVIEHAKENLVRFEAQKGAIDLERKVVVVEKTSDSYRKVQGMLAQVDVNQMTPLEALTFLAEIQKEMRDDNG, encoded by the coding sequence ATGAACAAGGAAACATTGACACCAATGCTCCAACAATATATGGAAATAAAGGAGAACACCAATGATGCATTGGTGTTTTATCGATTGGGCGACTTTTATGAACTGTTTTTTGATGATGCAATTATTGCATCTAAAGTACTAGACCTTGTTCTAACAAGTCGTGGTGCAGGAAAAAACCAAAAAGCACCGATGTGTGGTGTCCCTTATCATGCATCAAAATCGTACATTCAAAAACTCATATCAAACGGATATAAAGTTGCGATTGTTGAGCAAGTTGAAGATCCAAAAGAAGCAAAAGGCCTTGTACGACGCGAAGTCGTTGAAGTTGTAACACCGGGAACATATCTTGAACAAGACGATTCTGGATTCAGACAGATTGCGTCGTTGACCGAAGACCTTGTTTATGCAACATTTGTTATGTGTGATATTTCAAGTGGATCCATGCGCGCAATCCGCGTTATGAACCAAGAATCCGAAATCATCAAAATCATCAAACAATACTCAATCTTTGAACTCGTAGTTGGCAGTGAATTTAGTGAAAAGGCAAAACAGACACTTCAAGAAAAAGTGAATGTTGTTTTTTCGACTGAAGATGGCTTGGATTCAAAGTATAAACATCAAGAAAAAGCAATTCAAACAGGATATCAACGTTTGGTACATTATCTATTCTCTACACAAAAAAGAACCTTAATGCATTTGAGTGATATTGTGGTGTTAAATGATGAATCATACATGCGCATGGACTATGCAACACTCAGAAACCTAGAACTATTAAGTCACGAATCAGATAAGACATTATCACTGTATTCGTTTGTAAATCGAACACACACAACACTGGGTTCACGTCTATTAAGAGAAGATATTATGCAACCTTTAGTGTCTATGGATCGTATAAAACAAAGACATCATCAGATTGAGACTCTCCAAAACGCACGTCTTGAATATCACACAGTTATTTCTGCATTATCAGATACCTATGATATCCAACGTGTTATAGCACGTATCTCAACAGGAAAATGCAATGCCCAAGACTTAGTAAGACTTAAAAAGACGTTGGGATTGTATCATACGATTTCTGATACACTAAAAGAATTTGAATGTTTTAATTTCATCACCCAAACACCACAACTCAAAGATGTTTATCAATCCCTTGACCAAGCAATTTTTGATGATGCTCCAGTTCAACTTAAAGATGGAAAAACATTTAAACCAAACATCAACAAAGAATTGGATGAGCTAATTACTCTTACAAAAGATGGGAAAAAATGGCTTTTAGAGTATGAAGCAAAAGAAAAAGAAAAAACAGGAATTAAAAATCTAAAAGTTGGATATACACGCGCTTTTGGATATTATATTGAAATTTCAAAAGGACAAGTGCAAAATGTGGACGATTCCTTTGGGTATATTCGAAGACAAACGCTCACAAATGTTGAACGATACATCAGCGAAGAACTTCAAACATATGAAACGAAAATCCTCAAAGCGAGTGATCGCATTTTAGAAATCGAACAAGAACTTCTAAAACAATATGTTGAGTATGTTTCAACCTATGCACACACAATTCATACTATAGGGGATGGCATCGCACGACTGGATGTCTTGTGTGCCTACACAGAGGTGTCATCACTTCCAGGGTATGTAAAACCAACATTTTCAAATCATAATGTGTTAAAGATTGAAAATGGTCGCCACCCTGTACTGGAAGTACAAATGGGAGCACAAAACTATGTCGCAAACGATGCAACATTTAGTTCAAAGCAACTTATTAAAATCTTAACCGGTCCTAATATGGGTGGTAAGAGCACGTATATGCGCATGGTAGCAATTAATGTGATTTTAGCCCAAATGGGATGCTTTGTTCCATGTGATGCAATGGAGTTGTCAATCGTAGACCAAATCTTTACACGTATGGGTGCTAATGATGACATCCTACTGGGTCAATCGACGTTTATGATTGAAATGATTGAGGCACAAAACGCGCTTATGAATGCTACAGCAGAATCCTTGATCCTTTTTGATGAAATTGGGCGAGGGACTGCTACCTATGACGGTATGGCACTTGCTCAAGCAATCGTTGAATATCTTGCACATATTGTTCATGCAAAGACGATATTTTCAACACATTACCATGAGCTTGTTGCACTTGAGAAAAGTCTTGACACGGTAACAAACATTCACGTAGAGGTGCATGAAGAGAACGAACATGTTACCTTCTTATATAAAGTAGTTCCCGGTGGTGCGGACCGTTCCTATGGGATCAATGTTGCACGATTAGCACATCTACCTAATAAAGTGATTGAACACGCAAAAGAAAACCTCGTTCGTTTTGAAGCACAAAAAGGAGCGATAGACCTTGAACGTAAAGTTGTCGTTGTGGAAAAAACATCTGACAGCTACCGCAAAGTACAAGGAATGTTAGCTCAGGTAGATGTAAATCAAATGACACCACTTGAAGCACTCACATTCTTAGCAGAAATACAAAAAGAAATGAGGGATGATAATGGCTAA
- the mutL gene encoding DNA mismatch repair endonuclease MutL, which yields MAKIQVMDAHLANMIAAGEVVERPSGIVKELVENSLDAQATHIEIHVREGGMQEIAVIDNGEGMDEEDLKNAFKRHSTSKVSKAQDLSHIHTFGFRGEALPSIASVSIVNANSHDGQKGHEIVIDNGQEISFQRFARNKGTTVRITSLFSKVPARLKYIKNVRYEYSIIVDIVQKFAMSNPHVSFILMNDGAETFRTYGTGQLKDVFLQVFGPTIARDSKSFQGETFDFKIEGILALPQHNRANRYALWIYLNGRMVRIPKVQNAIIEAYKRYMPQGRFPIAVINITVDPHLVDVNVHPSKWEVRISKEEDLIQCVLNTIENSLNTTTVTARVFKEKPREEQVDFKQDLIETTPAPFVPVLKSEEETLSVTQEAVIELNHNSEETETDYEPIILEDLKVEEDIEDVESSRIEPLTVLSQMSGKYILAQGDQGLYIIDQHAAMERIRYEYYQSMLLHNQYPTQPLLMPVLLEGRQKALSRLGELIQIFNAVQIDIEPFDETSLIVREIPAWLKDADVKSFAEEILDTFEEEKTVDIESMRRLSIATLACHSSVRFNEYLSQEEMQQLIESLRRCEQPFHCPHGRPTLILMDHHSLEREFKR from the coding sequence ATGGCTAAAATTCAAGTCATGGATGCACACCTTGCCAATATGATTGCGGCAGGAGAAGTTGTAGAACGCCCTTCAGGTATTGTAAAAGAACTTGTAGAAAACTCATTGGATGCCCAAGCAACACACATTGAGATTCATGTGCGTGAAGGGGGTATGCAAGAAATAGCAGTGATTGATAATGGAGAGGGAATGGATGAGGAAGATCTTAAAAACGCATTTAAACGCCATTCAACCAGTAAAGTATCAAAAGCACAAGACCTAAGTCACATACATACCTTTGGATTTAGGGGTGAAGCTTTACCATCCATAGCTTCCGTTAGTATTGTGAATGCAAATTCTCACGATGGCCAAAAGGGACATGAAATTGTCATTGATAATGGACAAGAAATTTCATTCCAACGGTTTGCCCGAAACAAGGGAACCACTGTTCGGATTACAAGCTTATTTTCAAAAGTACCTGCGCGACTAAAATACATTAAGAATGTACGATATGAGTATTCTATTATCGTTGACATAGTTCAAAAATTCGCGATGTCCAATCCTCACGTAAGCTTTATATTAATGAATGATGGTGCAGAAACATTTCGAACCTATGGCACTGGACAACTCAAGGATGTTTTCCTCCAAGTTTTTGGACCAACTATAGCGCGTGATTCAAAATCATTTCAAGGAGAAACCTTCGATTTTAAGATTGAAGGTATTTTAGCGTTACCTCAACATAATCGAGCAAATCGATATGCTCTTTGGATATATTTAAATGGTCGAATGGTACGAATTCCAAAAGTACAAAATGCAATCATCGAAGCATACAAGCGTTATATGCCTCAAGGCAGATTTCCAATTGCAGTGATAAACATCACAGTTGATCCACACCTTGTTGACGTGAATGTTCACCCAAGTAAGTGGGAAGTACGCATATCAAAAGAAGAAGATCTCATTCAATGTGTCCTGAATACCATTGAAAACTCACTCAATACCACAACAGTTACAGCCCGTGTTTTTAAAGAAAAACCCCGGGAAGAACAAGTTGATTTTAAACAAGATCTCATTGAAACCACTCCCGCACCGTTTGTTCCAGTCTTGAAATCAGAAGAAGAAACGCTTTCTGTAACGCAAGAAGCGGTAATTGAATTAAATCATAACAGCGAAGAAACAGAGACTGATTATGAGCCAATTATTTTGGAGGATTTGAAAGTTGAAGAAGATATTGAAGACGTTGAATCATCCCGTATAGAACCCTTGACTGTTCTATCACAAATGAGTGGAAAGTATATTTTGGCGCAAGGTGATCAAGGACTCTATATTATTGATCAACATGCTGCAATGGAACGCATTCGTTATGAATACTATCAATCCATGCTTCTTCATAACCAATACCCGACTCAACCACTGTTGATGCCAGTTCTATTAGAAGGGAGACAAAAAGCACTCTCACGTCTAGGCGAACTCATACAAATCTTTAATGCAGTTCAAATCGATATTGAACCCTTTGATGAAACATCATTAATTGTTCGTGAAATTCCTGCTTGGTTAAAAGATGCGGATGTGAAGTCTTTTGCTGAAGAAATATTAGATACCTTTGAAGAAGAGAAAACGGTTGATATTGAATCAATGCGACGTTTGTCAATTGCAACTTTAGCTTGTCATAGCTCAGTTCGTTTCAATGAGTATCTTTCACAAGAAGAAATGCAACAACTTATTGAAAGTTTGAGACGTTGTGAACAACCTTTCCACTGTCCACACGGAAGGCCAACTTTAATTCTGATGGACCATCATTCACTTGAAAGAGAGTTCAAACGATGA